TAACGACAAATACTTATCTGCTGAGGGAAGATGAGGGAATGTATGTACATCAGACAACGATACTGCAAGAAGGACAGACGTTTATAAATACAAAAGACAGCAAAGGAGCAATAACCGAGATAATTTTTAAAGAAAATGGAATAGTGGAAATAAATTCAAAACTAAAAAATATAGAAAACTGGTCAACTTTAACAGTAAAAAATATTCGTAGTGAAAACAGGTACAATGAACAGAAATTTGAATTAATATCAAATAAAATGAATAAAAATATGCTTAACAGAATTAGACAAAAATATAAAAATAGAATTAGAAGTGAACTGGAGATATATAGATTGGCAAATGCTTATGAATATTTAGGAGAAATAAAATTAAAAAGAGTCGAAGTAAATGGATATTTAAAAGAATTTGATTATTTTGAAAATAAATATGGATATGTAGTTGATGAAATATCAAGGGAAATCGCAAAAACATTTTCAAAGGATAAGCTTGTTATTACGATAGATTTTCCTGAAAATATGACTTTTAAACAGGATAAGATAGACTATTTCTGTTCTGTAATAAACTTTTTCTTTCCAGAATATGAAATTATAGTAAAGTTTTCTTAAATTTTTTGAGAATAAGTAATAATTAAGAATAAAAAAGGAGTGATATGAAATGAACAGTATCTTGCAAAATCAGAAACCAGTAGAATTTTTTTCAGCAGAAAGAATAAAAATAGAAATTGATGGGCAGCAAATATTGTGGAGGGATATGACTTTAAAAATAGATTCAAGAATTGGGGAGCATACTGTTGGGAAAATAAAGTACATAGCTTCTTTACAGCAGATAAATATTTACGATGCCGCAATAGACAAGGATGATGATATTAAAATTATTATTTCTGGAAGAAGTAATATTTCCAATGAAAATGGGGATTCCAATGATAAAATATTTTTAAATGGAATAATTGACGATATTAAACTTTCTGAAATTAAGACAGGCTCTTTAGTAGTGGAAATTACCTGTATTTCTAAAAGCATTATTCTTGACAGGATACCAAGATACCGTTCATTTCAGGATCCTTCATTAACTTATTCGGCAATAGCTGAAGAAATTAATAAAAATTATGGGGCAAATGGAGAAAAAATAATAAGCGTGGGAGAAGATATGAAAGAAGTCCCAAGAATGACAATCCAGTATAATGAAACAGACTGGGAATATCTAAAAAGACTGGCTTCATATACAGGACAGCCAGTAATGCCTTATTATGATAAAGTCCTAGTTGGATTTTTGAAAAATCAGGCTGTGCAGACACCGAATACAACATATTCCCAATATGGAAAAAGCAAGAAAAATAAAAGAACAATGTATAAAATAACAGGAACAGAAGTATATCCTGTTTCAACCCCAATAAAATTAAAGACTAGAAACAGGGCAGGCGGAGAAGAAACTGAAAACGATTATTACGTTATAGAAAGCAGAATATATAACGAAGGAAATACCTTAAAATGTGAATACACACTTGGAAAACAGACAGACTACTTTGTAGATCCAATACCGCATGAAAAGATAAGAGGAGCCGTAATAGAGGCGAGAACAGTACATATTGCAAGAACAGATGAAAGCAAGAGTAATCATGGAAGAAATGATGGAAGTTCGGATAATCTTGAGGGAAGAGCAATTGGAGCAAAACCGCTTAATAAATATATAGAACAGACTGAAAATAATCAGAATGAAAATGTAAAAGAAAGAGTTAAAGCAAGTGATATAGCCGTAATGACATTAAATTTAACGGAAGGATTGCTAAAATTGGGAGAAAATGGGCAGTCGTTTGAGGATAAATATGCTGGGAAAAGTTATTTTCCTTATATAACTCCATATAGTCAAAGTAATACAGGATTTACACCAGCACCAGAAGTAAATGATAGGGTAGCACTTTATTTTCCAAACGGGAATGAAACACAGGCAATAGTGCTGGGTGCGGTTAATAATGATGGGAATGGTAGGTTTACTGATGTGGCTAATAGGAATTACCATGTTGGAGATTCGGACTTTAATATGATGTTAGCGAAAGATAAACTTTCAACAATAGCAGAAAGTTCAATTTCTCATACATCGAAGACCATATCCGAAAATGCAGATACTATTTTTGAAAGTGCAAAAAATATTGTAAATATTTCTGATGAATATTTGGAAATTATAGAAAAAGAAAAAATGATAATTGCTTCTGATATATCTCAAGTTGCACAAAATAAAACAAATATTATATCAAATGGAGATACAGAAATAACTTCAGACGGCTTTTCTGTAATAAATGGTGGTATAAATGTACTTCTTAATAAGTAGAAAGGATTTTTTATGGAAAATACTTTATATTATAATAGTTATAGATTTATTTTTAAAGAAAAAACTACAGGAAAATTAAAAACAAATATTTATGAATACACATCTAATATTTTTCTTGATGAAATAGAAATTTATGATGACAGTTTAGAGTTTGTATTATATGAAAAAGAAATAGAAATTTTATACAATAAAGAAAAACTTCGTTTTCCTCAAAATTTAATACCACGAATTTTTAGTACTTTAGTTTTATATTTTTATGCTAGAATTGGATATTGCAAAGTATTGAATATTGAAAATATATTATATAGATTAAGTATTATTGAAGATGCTTGTATAGGTAATCATAAATTATTAAATGAAATTAAGGAATATAAGAAAATTATTGAAATTGAAGAGAAATTATTTGCTTTTATAAATGAAACGGAAATAATAATGCTTCTATTTCGATTTCCATATTTTATAGATAAAAATAAAATTCTTATAAAAAAGGAGTTTTATTTAAAGACTTTGATAAATGAAATTTCAATTCCATTAATTTTAGATTCTACTACTAATGGAAATAAAGTTTTTATAACTGGGAAGATAAATACATTAAAACTTGGTAATTTTATTATTTTGGAAAAATTAGAAAAAATATATGGAATAAAGATTGAAGAATATCAATTGACATTTAATTATAAAATTATTTTTGGAGAAATAAATAATAAAATAGAAAAAATCAATAATAATATTACCTTAAAAATAAATGGCATAGAAAGAATATTGAAAGAAATAACGATTTTTAAAAATTAGAAAATAATTAAAAAAGGAGTATGAAAATGGAAAAAGATACGGACAAACGTTTAAAAAAATTTAGAAAAGATACTATGAGGGCTATGAAAGCTGAACTCCCTGATTTTATTGAATTAAAGGAATATTATTGTGGTATAAATTCATATGAAAAATATAGATATTTACAGGATAAAACACATGTCGCAATTCCTGTTGAGCATGTAAATGCCATAGTTTGTGATGACGCTAATCTTTTTTGTCCAATGGGAGAATATAAAGGTATGTTTGGTTTTGTAAAAAATTTAGGTAAAAAAATGATTACTTTCAATCCGACTCAGAAAAATGTTGCTCTTATGGAAGAAGATGTTATTGGAACGGTAGGAGATATAAATGATGAAAACTTTATTCCAGAAAATAATTTATATTGTAAAAAAACAGGAAGATTATGTGAAATAAATAAGGCAGTTGCTAAAAAAAGATGGAAACATGCCTCAACTATAAAAATTATAGGAGAAGATGCTCTTTTGACAGGAAGTATACTAGAATGTTCTATATGTCCTGAAGTGGATATTAAATTTACAGATAATGGACAAGGCGGGCATATTCAAACAGCTGATGTGAGAAGTAAATGGTTAATGTTTATAAATCCTACTACAAAAAGGATTCTAGATATTTACCTTACATTCAATCTTGTAAAAAGCATTGCTACGGGAGGAACTAAAATGGCAATTAATGTATTTAAAGGGGGTAAAATAGCTCTTAATTTTGGAAGTGTAAAAAAAGGAGTAGATTTTTTTTTGGGTGATGGAAGAAGTCTTATTCAAAAATTTTCAGGAATAGATGTATACAAGGAGTTTGTTGGTGGAGGAACCGATATTATGGTAAAAAATAGGATAGTTTCAAAAGAAGATGGAGAAGATTTAAAAGAATTTATACTTAATGTGACTGATAAAACACGAGAAATAGGTGATTATCATAAAAATATTGTTGATATAAGAAATAATAAAAAAATAGTAAATGAAAAATTTAATGTAGATAAAGAAAAAGTTAAAAAAGTAGTGAATTCTAAAGTTCCAAATGAGCCAATTGAAAAAAATAAGCCTGATGGAACTCCAAAAAGAAACGTCCAAATAAAATCTGGAACAGAACAAAGACAAAAAACAAAAAGGAACGCTGAAAAAAATGCAAGACAATTTCAGAGAGCCGAAGACAAATTAAAAAAGGAACAGGCAAACAAGAACATAAAAAAATCTAAAAAAGATATAATAGATTCTGCATTAGAAAAAGGAAGTGATGGTATAAATTACATTAAAAATTGGGGAATAAACTATTGGAATGATTATATGGAAGATGAAGCTAGAGTTCTTAGGATGATAGAATATTCGGAAAGGCCGTATGCTAAAAAAATGAAATAAAGGTATTTTTAGAAAGGAAGCGAGAAATGAAAAAAGTTTTTATATTCTTTATGACAATACTTATATTAAGCTGTTCTTCAGAAGTTGATAAAAAAATAGAGATAGCAAAAAAAGAAGTTTCAGAAAAATCTAACAAACTTACAGAAAATCAAGTTAAGATTTTTTTAGAAAAAGGAAAAGCAAATTATGAAGAGTTTCCAGAAGTATCCAAGATATATTTTGAAAAAATAGCTGATAGAAGTTTGGAAGCTAAGCGTTATCTAGCATATTATGAACGAGATTATAAAAAAAATCAGGAGAAATATAAAAGTATGTTGCTGGAATTATCATCAATGAATGATAGTGAAGCTATGATTGATTTAGGAAATCTATATATTAATACAGAAGAATATGAGGAAGCAGAAAAATGGTGTAAAATAGCACAGAAAGAGAATTATTATGAAGCAATGAATTGTTTAGGAAGAATATATAGTAGTAAAGAAGAGTATGATAAAGCTGAAGAGATATTTATTAAAATATTAAAAGATAGAAATGATGACAATGTAATGTACAATTTAGCTAATACTTATGTTCGTAAAAAAGATTATAAAAAAGCAGAAAAATATTACTTGAAAGCTATTGAAAATGGAGCTGATAATTCAGCATATAATAATTTGGGATATTTATATTACTATAAATTAAATAATTTGGAAAAAGGAGAAGAATATTTTTTGAAGGCAATTGAAATGAATAAGAGAGATACTAATCCTATGGAAAATTTAGCCAATTTATATTTTTCAGTAGGAAAAGATAAAGAAGTAGAGAAGTTATTGTTAAAGGTGGTAGAATTGGAGGAAAATGAGGAACATTTAAATAATTTGTTAAAATTTTACAATG
This is a stretch of genomic DNA from Leptotrichia hofstadii. It encodes these proteins:
- a CDS encoding phage baseplate assembly protein V, whose amino-acid sequence is MNSILQNQKPVEFFSAERIKIEIDGQQILWRDMTLKIDSRIGEHTVGKIKYIASLQQINIYDAAIDKDDDIKIIISGRSNISNENGDSNDKIFLNGIIDDIKLSEIKTGSLVVEITCISKSIILDRIPRYRSFQDPSLTYSAIAEEINKNYGANGEKIISVGEDMKEVPRMTIQYNETDWEYLKRLASYTGQPVMPYYDKVLVGFLKNQAVQTPNTTYSQYGKSKKNKRTMYKITGTEVYPVSTPIKLKTRNRAGGEETENDYYVIESRIYNEGNTLKCEYTLGKQTDYFVDPIPHEKIRGAVIEARTVHIARTDESKSNHGRNDGSSDNLEGRAIGAKPLNKYIEQTENNQNENVKERVKASDIAVMTLNLTEGLLKLGENGQSFEDKYAGKSYFPYITPYSQSNTGFTPAPEVNDRVALYFPNGNETQAIVLGAVNNDGNGRFTDVANRNYHVGDSDFNMMLAKDKLSTIAESSISHTSKTISENADTIFESAKNIVNISDEYLEIIEKEKMIIASDISQVAQNKTNIISNGDTEITSDGFSVINGGINVLLNK
- a CDS encoding PAAR-like protein, translated to MEKDTDKRLKKFRKDTMRAMKAELPDFIELKEYYCGINSYEKYRYLQDKTHVAIPVEHVNAIVCDDANLFCPMGEYKGMFGFVKNLGKKMITFNPTQKNVALMEEDVIGTVGDINDENFIPENNLYCKKTGRLCEINKAVAKKRWKHASTIKIIGEDALLTGSILECSICPEVDIKFTDNGQGGHIQTADVRSKWLMFINPTTKRILDIYLTFNLVKSIATGGTKMAINVFKGGKIALNFGSVKKGVDFFLGDGRSLIQKFSGIDVYKEFVGGGTDIMVKNRIVSKEDGEDLKEFILNVTDKTREIGDYHKNIVDIRNNKKIVNEKFNVDKEKVKKVVNSKVPNEPIEKNKPDGTPKRNVQIKSGTEQRQKTKRNAEKNARQFQRAEDKLKKEQANKNIKKSKKDIIDSALEKGSDGINYIKNWGINYWNDYMEDEARVLRMIEYSERPYAKKMK
- a CDS encoding tetratricopeptide repeat protein, which translates into the protein MKKVFIFFMTILILSCSSEVDKKIEIAKKEVSEKSNKLTENQVKIFLEKGKANYEEFPEVSKIYFEKIADRSLEAKRYLAYYERDYKKNQEKYKSMLLELSSMNDSEAMIDLGNLYINTEEYEEAEKWCKIAQKENYYEAMNCLGRIYSSKEEYDKAEEIFIKILKDRNDDNVMYNLANTYVRKKDYKKAEKYYLKAIENGADNSAYNNLGYLYYYKLNNLEKGEEYFLKAIEMNKRDTNPMENLANLYFSVGKDKEVEKLLLKVVELEENEEHLNNLLKFYNEIGENRKAQRIEKRLEKIKKK